A region of the Anaerosporomusa subterranea genome:
GCATAGCTTGATTATAGGCATTAGTTACCTGACAGTACGGCTCTTGCCCCATGTAACGGCTATTGATATGAAGACGTCGGGCGATCTGGGTTGCAAACAACGTAATGTCAAGCCGAGCTTGTGCTACAACCGCGTCCTCATCACGAGTAAAATAGGTTGGGAAGGTCGCCGCCGAGATGATATATTTACCAGCGGGCACGACCGCTACATTGGGCAAATGGGTCGCACCGGCTTTGACCAACTTTAACCGGTCAGCAAAAGGAAACAGCGAACATTCTTCACTGACGACAAAGACAATCACCGCCGCATTTTCTCCAGCCGCTTTTTCAATAAGAGCTTGATGCCCTTTCGTAAACGGATTGCAATTGACAACAATTGCTGCCCGCTCGCCTGGTAGGTGGGCTGCCGCGATTTCGACCTCTTTACAGTAGCCTTCAATAGAGCCTAGTCCTGTTTCCAGCAACACAACATAGGGTTCGGCGCGGACGATCTCGGTAAAACCTAAGTTGGCAAACAGATGGGCTTTGCTTGGCTTGGTAAACACAAAGTAATGCATCCTGCCCCGGCGGGATTGCTCCTGCATCAATGCCGAAACAATCGTCGCTGTCAGTCCTAATCCTTGAAGATTCTCATCGATAGCAATATTTCGCAATATCTCGCCTTTGAATGAACCAGTGCCAACCATCTTTTCAGTCAGCCGCGCTAGGACGGTGTATTCAACATCGGCATCAAATGTTAAATCAAACTGAGCGAGAAAGTCCTGGACTTCTCTGAATTGGCGAGTATTTGCAAGATTGACGATCTCGATTTTTACATCGTTAAACATGGTTACACCGCCTTATTAACGGGTTCACCGGGGAAAAAGTCCGGGTACTCTCCAGGTGGTTTCTAATGTCGGAGGCTTTGGTGATTTTCCTGGTACTAGAAATCATCTACTAACCGCTCGCGTAAAGAGCAAATGAACGAAGTAAGTAGCTGCAAGTAAGTCGGCCGTTCCTCCTGGGCTGATATTTTTAGTTATGAATAGCTTATCCATTGCCAAAATGCGTTCTCTGCCTACCGCTGTCAACATCCCGCCGGCGTTGATTGCTTGCTGCGCTTCTTGTTTTACAACCAGCAAGCCGCTCATGCCATGACGATTGAGCACAGTGGAATCTTCAACACCAAGCATTAGATGGATTAGGCTATGCACTAACGAGTCGTTCAGCGTCAAGCCATGCTCTAAAGCCTGCCGTAGCGCAGGCAACCCATACGACTGGATGCTGGGAAGTCCTTTCTCCATCTCACCGCGAATACCGGTAACTCCCTGTTCGAGGTACAGTCGCTCTCCCGCCGTCAGCTGTGCCGGCTGTTTTCCCAGATGCAGCTTGCCAAGCTCACGTTCAACAATTCCTTCGCAAATCGTCGAAACACGCGAAAAGATGTCTGTTGCTCGCGTTCTTGCGTCCTGCCGGATGCTCATGGCTGCAGCGGCAGACAGAATCCCCAGCAGAAACAGTAACCCTTTTTGTGTATTTACGTCCTGGGTCACCCTGAACATGGCGTGTTCGCCTTCGATACCAATCTGGCGAAGAACTGGCAAAAGATCAGCATCGCCTTCCCTGTGATTCCAGCCCGCCACTGCGCAGCGCAGCATAGCTCCGGTTAACGCGCTGCTACTCTTGATAAATGTAAAAAAGTCCATATCCTGGTGAGCACCGGAATTATCGGTGTCGACTAGTCCCGGAGAAGGGGTGCAAGCCGCCTCCATCAGCATCGCTTCCACCGCCCACGCGCCAATATTCCAGACCGCCTTTGGCCAGGGGTTCGTTTGCTCTGCAGCAGAAATTGCTAGCCTTCTGTTGACAGTTTGCATCAATTCATCAATATGGTGATTCCGCTCTCGCATGCAAGTTACGGCTTGCTTTTCACAGATAAAGCAGGTACGTTCAGGTAGTCCGAAATTATTGCGAGATATTTGTTCGCCGCCCGCAGCAAATACATCAATATCATAGAGACGCGCAGAATCACTTGTTGTCTCGATGGCAACGCAGATCTGCTTCAGTTCAGTCGACTCTCCGTTAACGGCGATAACGGCAAACGGGCCTGTCTTTGGATACACTATCCGCTCTTCGACAATTCGCCAGCCCTTAGCAGTCACCTGTGTCCGAAAGGAATCAACCGCCTGACAAAAGACGGCGCGGATTTGCTCACTGTCTTTCACAGCCCCTGGGATATTCAGCGATATGCTGATAATAGGCATTGCATGCAAAAGCCTCAGTTCTTCCCGAATCGCAGCCCGCCGCTCTTTCGCCGCCAGTATGTCGTTCAACTTGAGTTCGTGCATGCACTCACCTCAGATTCTAAAATACCAGGCTTTAGATAGGTTTGCGTACAACATCAATCACTGAGCCATCGCGATATTCAATAACAGCAACCACTTCATCGCTAACTTCAATAGGCTCAGGTTTGCCTGCCAGATCGTAGGCAATTTGTTGCAAATCGTGGATACTCATAACCGGCAGTCCGGTTCCTTTAAGATTATTGATCAAATCTGTCCGCCTCGGATTAACGGCGATGCCGCGTTCAGTAATAATGACATCAACAGTCTCACCCGGTGTTACGATGGTATTCACTTCGTCGATAACCATCGGCAATCTGCCCCGCAGCAACGGTGCAACAACGATCGCCAAATTGGCGCCAGCGGCAGTGTCTGAATGTCCGCCTGAAGCACCCATGATTACTCCATTGGAATCGGTGATGACATTGACATTAAAGTCAACGTCAACTTCGGTTGCGCTGAGAATGACAACATCCAAATTGTTGACAATCGGTCCACCGCAATGGGGATTAGCGTAATAAGAAGCAGACATTTCCAGATGCCTGGGATTATTCTTCAATGATTCGATAGACGGAAGGTCAAAATCCTGCGTATCAAAAATTGTTTCAATCAAACCTTCTTCCAGCATTTGCACAAATGGCGCCGTAATGCCGCCTACACCAAAGCTTGCCTTAATATTTTGTTGAATCATCTTTTCCCGAATAAACTTTGCCGTTGCCAGCGAAGCGCCACCGCTGCCCAACTGCAGCGAGTAGCCATCCTTAAAATAGCCCGAGTGTTCAATCACTCCGGCCGCGTACTCAGCGATTAACAGTTCACGCGGATTGCGGCTAATGCGCAGAGCGCCGGAAGCGATGCCTGCCGGATCGCCGATGCTGTCCATCACAACGATATAATCTACCTGAGTTTGCGGAATACTAATCGGACGAACCGGATATGGAACCAGATTATCGGTAATGGCAATCACCTTGTCAGCATAGGCGGCGTCAACCATCGCATAGCCTAGTGAACCACACGCTGATTTGCCGTTGATTCCATTCATATTGCCATAGCGGTCACAACAAGGCGCGCCAATAAACGCGACATCGATATGCAGTTCACCGCATTCAATAGCTCTCGCCCGTCCGCCGTGTGAGCGGATGATAGCCGGTCGCGACAGTTTGCCTGAAGTCAGAAGTTTCCCCAGCTTGCCCCGGGCGCCGCTGGTTTCCACCGCAGTGATAACCCCTTGTTCAATATAGGGCAAGATGGCGTCATTGATATCATTCAACGAACTGGGCGCTAAAGTCAGGTCTTTAATATTCTTGCGGGCAATTGCCTCAATCACTTGATTAAGAACATAGTCTCCATTGCGGAAGTGATGATGAAATGAGATTGTCATCCCATCCTTTAACCCGGCGGCGTCAATTGCCTGACTGATCGACTCCAGCACCTTGTCTGATCCTGGCCGCTGCGACCGGATCTTCGCCCCTGCCATCCGGCCTTCAGGCGTAAACGCGAAAGGACCCGCATAGGGACGGACTGTCTTAAACCCTTTTATCACATCTGGTATGATTCTTCCAACTGCATTCTTCATAACAATCCCCTCCCCTTTTATCGCCTAACGGCGGCAGCGTAAGCCAATACGCGTTCAGCCCGCGTTACAATCGGCGTATCGATCATTTTGCCATCCAGCGCAATAACTCCTGATTTGCGTTCCAGTGCTTCTTTATAGGCAGCCAGAACCCTTTCCGCATGCAAAATTTCCTTCTCAGTGGGGGTAAATATCTCCTGCACGATCCGGATTTGCCGCGGATTGATTACCGATTTGCCGTCAAAACCGAGTTGCTTAATCATCTTTGTTTCAGCAATAAAGGTAACTTCATCATTCGCATCGGTGAAAACTGAATCAATCACCATCAACCCGGCCGCACGCGCCGCCAGCACCAATTGCGATCTGGCGACAAACAGTTCATGACCTTCCTTGCTGCGACTAGTCCGCAAATCAGCGATGAAATCCTCGCCGCCGATGGCCAGAGCAACCATTCTCGGGCTAGCGGTTGCGATCTGGTAGGCATTCATTAAGCCCTTGGCGGTTTCAATTGCTGCCATCATCCGGATACAACCCGCAGGGAATCCCTGCTCCTGTTCAGCCTTGGTGATGATCCTGTCGATTTCTTGAATATCCTCTGCTGTCTCTGCCTTCGGCAGACGGATCAGGTCAGGCTTTGCCGGCAGGACCACTCGCAAATCATCCAGACCGAAAGGGGTCTGGATATGATTGATGCGAACCGCAACCTCGCACGGATAGCGAAGCTGCTTGATTGCATTATGGACTAAATGACGGGCGGCATCTTTCTCAGTGATAGCTACCGCGTCCTCAAGATCAAATATAACCGTGTCCGCTCCATAGATACCTGCGCTTTGTAACATCGCGGGATTGTTGCCAGGCATGAACATCATTGCCCTGCGTAACTTTGTTTGCTGCATTTTCCTACCCCCTCAGTCCGGCTGCCCGCTCAAGAGCAGTCAAAGTCCGGGCTTCAATTGTATAATCCAGCGCACCTTTGTCATTGGCATGAACCAGTGCGTCCTCAACTCCGTTAGCAAGGAGTGTTTGCGTGATAACAGCCTTCATTTTCGCGCCATACTGCTTACTGGTCGGGCTGACCAGTTCAATGCGGATGCCGCTGCCTGCCTCTGCCGGTGACAACGCAATCAGAATATCAGACGACTCAATCGTCCCGGCCTGTGCCGCTTGCATGATTTTCCCCATATTTTTCTCCTCCTGTTGCCATATTTATCAATGACTCTGCCTGCAGAGATCCACAGACTTACTCTATTTTTACCACTGTGCGTATTATAGCTAATTTTCTGAAAAACATAAAATACAATTCTGCGATGCTTAACAATAGAAAAATTGAATAACGACGGAAAGGCAAATCAAAACAGGAGAATCTACTCTCCACTGCGAATACAGCGAAAAGGACTAACTTGCAGGAGGTGACCTGATGGAAATTCGGGATTGGTTAATCCTCGAAGTCCTCTATGAGCAAAAGAATATCACTAAAACCGCCCATTCGTTATTTATATCCCAGCCCGCCTTAACAGCTCGGTTGCGGCAAATTGAAAAAGAATTCGGCATTACTATTGTTAACCGTACCAGTAAAGGCGTGCAATTTACCCCGCAAGGTGAGTACCTTGCTAAATCCTCTACAGAAATGTTACTAAAATTTCGCCGAATCAAAGAACAAGTGTTAAATCTCGACGCTTCTGTTATGGGAACCCTACGCCTGGGAGCATCGAGTTATTTTACCGCCTTCACGCTGCCGCCACTGCTCAAACAGTTCAAGCAGCAATATCCAAATGTTGAATTTAGTGTTCATACAAATTGGACAAAAGATATCTTCAACACTGTATTTAACCAGGAGGTTCACATCGGCTTCGTCAGTGCCGACTACGGTTGGCAAAGTCAGAAACACCTGCTGTTCGAGGAACCGATTTATGTTGCTTCTGTTGACGATATTGATCTGGCCAATCTGCCGAATTTGCCGCGCATTAACTACCAAACTGACGGCCTAATCAAAGCCATGATCGATAAATGGTGGCGGGAAAACTTTTCTCAGCCGCCGACGATCAGTATGGAAGTGGACAAGCTGGCTACATGCAAGGAGATGGTCAAGCACGGTCTGGGCTATGGCATCATGCCTAGCAGAATACTGCATGATCTTCCAGCAATGCGCAAAACCATGCTTACCGACCAACAGGGCAACCCCATCCTGCGCGGCACCTGGATGATCTACCATGAAGAAGACCAGGACTTAAATGTCATGAAAGCCTTTGTCGACTTTATCAAAGCGGTAGACTTCACACAGCACTGAACAATCACGTTATATCTGAGACGCTTGGATTCCTATAAAAAGGGACAAGCGTCTTGTTTTGCTTAAGACAAGATCATAGCCATTGAGATAGATAAACTTGATAGCCAGATATCAATAGTTCGAATTTTACAAATTACCCTATACACTCTATACTGATGCCAGGAAATCCTCATAGTCAACGGGCATCGATTTGCGTGAAAATTGAAACATTATTGAAGGGAGGTTTTGAGAAGTTCATATCAGTATGCAATATGGCAATTTTTTTACTGACATTAAGGAGGCTATGAAATGTCCACATTAGCTATTGCTGGATTTTTAATGGTTGTCGTCTTCATGTATCTTATTATGTCTAAGCGGATGTCGGCAATGACTGCCCTTATGCTCATCCCGGTTATTTTCGCTGTTGCTCTAACAGGATTTAATCCTAAGCTTGGAAAGATGATGTGGGACGGCGTGAAACAAGTGGCCCCCACAGGAATTATGATCTGTTTCGCGATTCTGTATTTCGGCGTAATGATTGACGCTGGTCTGTTCGACCCGCTCATCAACAAGATTCTGCAAGCTGTTAAAGGCGATCCGGTCAAAGTTGCGGTCGGCACGGCACTGCTCGCTATGATTGTTTCACTCGACGGCGACGGATCAACTACCTATATGGTAACCTGCTCCGCGATGCTGGCAGTACACAGACGGGTCGGGATGCACCCTCTCATTTTACCGTCGATCGTACTGATGATGAATAGCGTCATGAACATTATCCCCTGGGGCGGTCCTACTGGACGCGTCTTAGCTGCGCTGAAAGTCGAAGCTGGCGATGTATTTGTTCCGCTGATTCCCGCGATGGCTCTCGGCTCTCTCTGGGTCATTTTCATTGCCTATAGATGGGGCAAAAAGGAACGGGCAAGACTGGGCGTACACCCAGAAGCTGCTGCAGCAATTGGTGAGACAGCCGCTTCTGTGACGGTTTCCTCTGATCCTGATGCAGAAAAGCTGAAACGTCCACAGATGTTCTGGGTTAATCTTGGTTT
Encoded here:
- a CDS encoding LysR family transcriptional regulator → MEIRDWLILEVLYEQKNITKTAHSLFISQPALTARLRQIEKEFGITIVNRTSKGVQFTPQGEYLAKSSTEMLLKFRRIKEQVLNLDASVMGTLRLGASSYFTAFTLPPLLKQFKQQYPNVEFSVHTNWTKDIFNTVFNQEVHIGFVSADYGWQSQKHLLFEEPIYVASVDDIDLANLPNLPRINYQTDGLIKAMIDKWWRENFSQPPTISMEVDKLATCKEMVKHGLGYGIMPSRILHDLPAMRKTMLTDQQGNPILRGTWMIYHEEDQDLNVMKAFVDFIKAVDFTQH
- the citX gene encoding citrate lyase holo-[acyl-carrier protein] synthase is translated as MHELKLNDILAAKERRAAIREELRLLHAMPIISISLNIPGAVKDSEQIRAVFCQAVDSFRTQVTAKGWRIVEERIVYPKTGPFAVIAVNGESTELKQICVAIETTSDSARLYDIDVFAAGGEQISRNNFGLPERTCFICEKQAVTCMRERNHHIDELMQTVNRRLAISAAEQTNPWPKAVWNIGAWAVEAMLMEAACTPSPGLVDTDNSGAHQDMDFFTFIKSSSALTGAMLRCAVAGWNHREGDADLLPVLRQIGIEGEHAMFRVTQDVNTQKGLLFLLGILSAAAAMSIRQDARTRATDIFSRVSTICEGIVERELGKLHLGKQPAQLTAGERLYLEQGVTGIRGEMEKGLPSIQSYGLPALRQALEHGLTLNDSLVHSLIHLMLGVEDSTVLNRHGMSGLLVVKQEAQQAINAGGMLTAVGRERILAMDKLFITKNISPGGTADLLAATYFVHLLFTRAVSR
- the citF gene encoding citrate lyase subunit alpha — its product is MKNAVGRIIPDVIKGFKTVRPYAGPFAFTPEGRMAGAKIRSQRPGSDKVLESISQAIDAAGLKDGMTISFHHHFRNGDYVLNQVIEAIARKNIKDLTLAPSSLNDINDAILPYIEQGVITAVETSGARGKLGKLLTSGKLSRPAIIRSHGGRARAIECGELHIDVAFIGAPCCDRYGNMNGINGKSACGSLGYAMVDAAYADKVIAITDNLVPYPVRPISIPQTQVDYIVVMDSIGDPAGIASGALRISRNPRELLIAEYAAGVIEHSGYFKDGYSLQLGSGGASLATAKFIREKMIQQNIKASFGVGGITAPFVQMLEEGLIETIFDTQDFDLPSIESLKNNPRHLEMSASYYANPHCGGPIVNNLDVVILSATEVDVDFNVNVITDSNGVIMGASGGHSDTAAGANLAIVVAPLLRGRLPMVIDEVNTIVTPGETVDVIITERGIAVNPRRTDLINNLKGTGLPVMSIHDLQQIAYDLAGKPEPIEVSDEVVAVIEYRDGSVIDVVRKPI
- a CDS encoding aldolase/citrate lyase family protein is translated as MQQTKLRRAMMFMPGNNPAMLQSAGIYGADTVIFDLEDAVAITEKDAARHLVHNAIKQLRYPCEVAVRINHIQTPFGLDDLRVVLPAKPDLIRLPKAETAEDIQEIDRIITKAEQEQGFPAGCIRMMAAIETAKGLMNAYQIATASPRMVALAIGGEDFIADLRTSRSKEGHELFVARSQLVLAARAAGLMVIDSVFTDANDEVTFIAETKMIKQLGFDGKSVINPRQIRIVQEIFTPTEKEILHAERVLAAYKEALERKSGVIALDGKMIDTPIVTRAERVLAYAAAVRR
- the citD gene encoding citrate lyase acyl carrier protein, whose translation is MGKIMQAAQAGTIESSDILIALSPAEAGSGIRIELVSPTSKQYGAKMKAVITQTLLANGVEDALVHANDKGALDYTIEARTLTALERAAGLRG
- a CDS encoding CitMHS family transporter gives rise to the protein MSTLAIAGFLMVVVFMYLIMSKRMSAMTALMLIPVIFAVALTGFNPKLGKMMWDGVKQVAPTGIMICFAILYFGVMIDAGLFDPLINKILQAVKGDPVKVAVGTALLAMIVSLDGDGSTTYMVTCSAMLAVHRRVGMHPLILPSIVLMMNSVMNIIPWGGPTGRVLAALKVEAGDVFVPLIPAMALGSLWVIFIAYRWGKKERARLGVHPEAAAAIGETAASVTVSSDPDAEKLKRPQMFWVNLGLTVLLMVCLIKEVLPLGILFMIGTGLALLINYRSVKEQNERIIANGANAIPVVAMVFAAGIFMGIMSGTKMVDAMAQTLIAAVPASMGPHFAFITALVSLPGTFFLTNDAFYFGVLPVLAKAASTYGISAPQMGIAALIGQGCHLLSPLVPSTYLLVGLNKVEFGDFQKYALLPAIGISLLWLAYAVVFGLIPL
- the citC gene encoding [citrate (pro-3S)-lyase] ligase — protein: MFNDVKIEIVNLANTRQFREVQDFLAQFDLTFDADVEYTVLARLTEKMVGTGSFKGEILRNIAIDENLQGLGLTATIVSALMQEQSRRGRMHYFVFTKPSKAHLFANLGFTEIVRAEPYVVLLETGLGSIEGYCKEVEIAAAHLPGERAAIVVNCNPFTKGHQALIEKAAGENAAVIVFVVSEECSLFPFADRLKLVKAGATHLPNVAVVPAGKYIISAATFPTYFTRDEDAVVAQARLDITLFATQIARRLHINSRYMGQEPYCQVTNAYNQAMLDILPAHGISVKVMERVQVAGEIVSASKVREMIKRDDWEGIQSLVPETTYDYLVSDETKPILAKIRSTDSRH